In Primulina eburnea isolate SZY01 chromosome 3, ASM2296580v1, whole genome shotgun sequence, one DNA window encodes the following:
- the LOC140827899 gene encoding acireductone dioxygenase 2-like produces MGSLSKDDRSEVIQAWYMDDSDQDQRLPHHREPKEFLSFEKLDELGVLSWRLDADNYETDPELKKIREARGYSYMDFCEVCPEKLHNYEKKIKNFYEEHLHTDEEIRYCVAGSGYFDVRDHDEAWIRIWVKKGAMIVLPAGIYHRFTLDSDNYIKAMRLFVGDPIWTPFNRPHDHLPARKQYVESFVQKKNAGQTVDAAA; encoded by the exons GATGACAGGTCGGAAGTTATTCAGGCATGGTACATGGATGACAGCGATCAAGATCAGAGACTTCCCCATCACCGCGAGCCTAAAGAATTTCTCTCATTTGAGAAGCTTGATG AGCTTGGAGTGCTCAGTTGGAGGTTAGATGCTGACAATTACGAAACTGATCCAGAGTTGAAGAAAATTCGTGAAGCCCGTGGATATTCCTACATG GACTTTTGCGAGGTTTGCCCAGAAAAACTTCACAACTATGAGAAGAAGATCAAGAACTTCTATGAAGAACATCTTCACACAGATGAAGAGATCCGCTACTGTGTTGCAGGGAGCG gttaTTTTGATGTTCGTGATCATGATGAAGCTTGGATCCGCATTTGGGTGAAGAAAGGGGCGATGATTGTCCTGCCAGCTGGTATTTATCATCGTTTCACCCTTGACTCGGACAACTATATCAAG GCAATGCGGCTCTTTGTTGGTGATCCCATTTGGACCCCATTTAATCGTCCTCATGATCATCTACCTGCAAG GAAACAATATGTTGAATCTTTCGTGCAGAAGAAAAATGCTGGACAAACAGTTGATGCTGCAGCTTAA